In Haliscomenobacter hydrossis DSM 1100, the DNA window AAAAGCAAGGGGATTCCAAAGATTGATTCGACTATTCCAAGGCGTGCATCGACCGAGACATGATCTCCAATCAGTCAGGAATCAATTACACCCTCGGGATGGGTTTATTTTTAATCCCCAAAAAATTTTCAATTTCCTGTTCCAGATACAAGGCATAGCCAGGTTGTGAGAATCCACCTACCAAACGTTGACGTTCGTGGCTGCTGGTCAATGCAGTTATGGCGTAAGTATAATCTGGCCGTCCATTCGTTTTGCTGGGGACGTATTCTTCCACGAACAGTTGTTGAATCTCCCGCACGGCCATAAAACGGTTGGGGTTAAACGGAATGGGGATCGGACCATTTTTGATGTCGACGCCCTGGCTGGTCACTACAATACTGGTTTTGTTGAACATCAGCCCCAAGGTATACAGCAAGAAAGAAACGCCCACAATGGTGTGGATGCTGGTAAACAAGAGGATTTCCCAACTGCCCGTAGCAATACCCATGACAATAAATGGGGTAAGGATACCATTCCAAATAATGGTAAACAACAGAAAAAAGCCCCAGCGCCGGGTCTTTCGCCAGGGAATGGTAAAGCGCAATTCACCAAAATCCCGCTCCATAATGACACCGCTGGGCATTTCCACTTCAAGACCATCGGTGGGTCTTTGTAAAAAATCTTCTGTTAATGTTTGTTCCAGAGGGTCTTTGTATTCCAGAAAAGAAGAAGTAGAGGTATTTTGTGGCATGAATGAAAAAACAGCGTTGCATTGCCGACACTTGGCCACCATGTTTTGCAGATTGACATCGTCAGCGGCAATCGCGTTTCCACAGGAAATACAATTCAATTGGTTAGTCATAGGTTTGGGTGTTTGTACAAAAATATAATTCTAATTTAATCCTTTTTTCCATTCGTGGCGTTTGTATCCCTAAATTTACCACCAAATAGCTATTATGCAATACCATCAATTGGGAAAAACCGACCTCAACGTAAGCGCCATCTGTTTGGGAACCATGACTTTTGGGGAACAAAATACCGAAGCTGAAGGCCATGAACAAATGGATTATGCGCTGGAACGTGGCATTAATTTTTTTGACACCGCCGAAATGTACTCCGTACCCGCACGTAAAGAAACCCAGGGCAGCACCGAGCGCATCCTTGGCACCTGGTTCAAAAAAACGGGCAAGCGGGACAAAGTAATTCTTGCTTCAAAAATAACCGGCCCTTTCAGTTTGTATGAAATTCCTCGTGGTCCCTTCAATTTTTCAAAAGAACAAATCCATGCTGCACTGGATGGCAGCTTGAGCCGCTTACAAACCGATTACATCGACCTCTATCAACTGCACTGGCCCGAGCGCAAAATGAACATGTTTGGCAAACGTGGCTTCATTTACGACCCCAACGACGCCTGGACGGACAACTTCAATGAGGTCTTGCATACCCTTGGTGAATTGGTTAAAGCCGGAAAAATCCGCCATATTGGACTATCCAACGAAGCGCCCTGGGGAGTCATGCGTTTTTTACAAGAATCCGAAAAGCACAATCTACCCCGAGTGGCCAGCATTCAGAATCCCTACAATTTACTCAATCGTTTGTTTGAAGTGGGTTTAGCAGAAATTGCCATTCGGGAAAAAGTCGGGTTATTGGCATATTCTCCGCTGGGTTTTGGGCGACTATCGGGTAAATTCAATCGCCCTGGAGAAGACTTGAGCAAGGCACGCATCACCTTGTACAAACAATATACGCGTTACAACAGCCCTCAATGCCTGCAAGCGGTAGAAGGCTACCTACAGATTGCTGAAAGACACGGACTCCATCCGGCTCAAATGGCACTGGCCTTCGTCAATAGCCGTCCGTTTTTGACCAGCAACATCATCGGGGCGACTACCATGGCGCAGTTGAAGGAAAATATTGACAGCATTGATGTAGAGCTGTCCGCAGAGGTGTTGAAGGAGATTGAGGCGGTGCATGCGGCGATTCCGGACCCGGCACCATAGTATTTTATTAGCCACGAAGACACAAAGGCACGAAGACGGTTTCTCTTCGTGCCTTTGTGTCTTCGTGGCCAATAATCAAATTGTATCTTTATTCCGCGTATTTTAACCGGGCGACCCAACCATCCATCGTTGTAGTCAGGATTTCCCCATTACCAAGTGGGAATACATTGTTCACCAGGGCATTGGACAGTTTATGCGCCCAGGAGGTTTGACGCTTTTGCTGATCAACAGCATATACTACCCCCTTATCGGTAGCCAAATAAATCACTCCATCGCGCTCAACCGTTGGCGAGGGACCAATTTCGTAGCCAAAGCCCAGATTCAAGCTCCACAATTTTTGTCCCTTGGTGTCAAAAGTGACCAATGAATCTTGCATGGCTTTGCTGTAGATGGCCTTCCGATCGGTGGAAATGCCGATGGATTCACGGCCTTTGGCATAGTTGCTTCGCCATACTTCTTTGCCCGTGGCGGCATCCAGGGCAGTGAAGTAGCGATCTGGTGCAGCGATAAACACCTTGCCATCCGCCAAAACAGGTTGGCATGCGGCGGGAGAATATCCACGCGAGCCTTGCCCGTTGCTCCAGCGCCAGAGCAATTTCCCGGTTTTTTTATCCAAAGCATAAAAAAACGTACCCCAGTCTCCGAAGTAAACCCGCTCGGCATCCGCACAAGGAATGCTTTCTACAAAGCCAGCAACTCCATTAAATGACCACAATTCTTTGCCGTCTTTCAAGGTCAAGGCGCGGAATTTCCCTTCCGAACTACCCAAATAAATCGTTTCACCGTCGATCAGAGGTGAGGCTACGATGGATTTATTGGTTTTGAGTTTCCACAATAATTTCCCGGTTTGCAGGGCCAAACAATACACCACGCTGTCGGTGGAGGCCAGCACTACCCGGTCTTTGCCCAAGGCAGGAGTTGAAAATATTTTGCCTCGTGTGGTGTAGGTCCACTTTTGTTTTCCAGTTTTTACATCCAGCGCTACCAATTGGCCCGCACTGTTGGGATACAAGGCCAATTCCGCATTGGCGACAATTCCAGCTCCGATGTCACTTTTGTCCTGAAATTTCCACACTGTTTTGACTTGCGGGTATTGTTCATTAATGGCATACGAAGGGCGAGTACTGGCGTCATCCGCTTGATTGGCGTAAGGGTGTTTGAACAGAAAAACTTTGTTCCAAACGGGCAAATCCTCCCCCTGAGGCTCCATGACTTGAATGCCTTCGTTGGGTTGGCTGCGCAGCGGTCGGCGTTCGGCATAATACATGGTGTCGAACTGCATGCTCACCAAATTGTAGCCTCCTACGGGGTCTTTTGCGCGCAAATTAGAACGCCCCATCACATTGGGAATCCCTGCTGCGTCCATATATTTGTTGCGGTGCCCATGCCCACAAAGGGCAACCTGGGTATTCCGCTTTTTTAAAATATCAATGACCTGGTCCCAGTTGGCCAGGCCTGCATCCAGCGGGTAATGGTTGACAAAAATGATGGGTAGCTGGGGGGAAGTAGCACTGACGATGGAGTCGAGCCAGACCAAATCTTCCCTCGGCACCAGACCCGGTGCCATCCTCATGTTGGGGCCACTGTTGCAGCCGATAAAGCGATACCCCCCGTAGTCAAAAGCAAACCGATCGCCCCCAAAGATGGCGCGAAAACTGTTGCAGCCACTTTCCGACCATTTGGTATCGTGGTTGCCCGGCACGATGTACAAGGGTTTATTGAGTTGGCTCAGGATATTTTTGGCTTGCCGGAGCTCCGCATCTGAACCAAACTCGGTCACGTCGCCCGAGTGGATCACAAAAGCGATGTCGTCCTGGGCATTGATGTCGCGCACAGTGCGTTCCAAGTCTTCGGCGGCGGTAGCTCCGCTACCAATGTGCGTGTCCGAGATGTGGGCAAATTTGAAGGGTTGAGCCTGGGCGAAGGCAGGCAGCAAAATGGCAAAAAATACCAAAAAATGCAGAAATCGATTCATTACAGGTTATTTTTATGCTACTTTTTAAAAAACACGACCATGATGCAAAGACTAATCCTGTTCTGTCTAGTATTGACAAATTCATTTGCGCTGCGGGCGCAATCTTGTGGGCTAAAAGTTGTGAATACGTTAGAAGGCTACCGTCAAAAATTAGCCGAAAACCCCGAAAATGAACTGGTCGAAATCATCAAGATCATCCCCAGTGTCAAACTCGACATCAAGTACGCCACCAAAGACAACCTCATCAAGCAACGCGTGTACAAACAAGCCCGCGCTTTTGCCCGCAAGCCGGTAGTGGAAGCACTGCAAAAAATCCAGGCAGAGTTGAACACTCAAGGCCTGGGCCTCAAAATTTTTGATGGCTACCGGCCTTATGCGGTCACCTGTCTTTTTTATGCGGCCATCCGCGACACCACCTTTGTGGCGGCGCCCTGGCGGGGCTCACGCCACAACCGGGGCTGTGCCATTGACCTCACCTTAGTCGACCTCAAAACGGGTAAAACGCTGCCGATGCCTTCGGGCTACGATGAAACCACCGAACGTTCTTTCCACGATTACCAGGGGGGCACGGAAGAAGAACGCAAAAACCGGTCTATTCTGCGTGAAGCAATGACCAAAAATGGTTTTGCCATTTACAAATGGGAATGGTGGCACTACGATTTTATCGGGTTTGAACGGTTTGACATCACGGATATTCCGTTTGAGGAACTCAGCAAATAACCCCAACCCATGGCTTTAGCCGTGGGCAGGGAATAGCAACCTGAACCCCATGACTTCAGTCGTGGGACAAATCCAAAACATGCAAGCACATCTCCTCAAACGCGTCCTGGTCTTCAGTAGCGTAATCATGCTAGTGATTTTGGCCTGGTTTGCCCTTTCTTTTTATTTCCAATTGTACCGCAAAGTCAACCTCAGCATTTGCGCTGGCAGGCAAAATGGAGAAGGTTATCAATTTGCCCAGGCCATCAAAAAGGTAGTTGCAATACATTACGGGTATAAAATCAGGAATACAAGCGTCTTGGAAACCCCAGGCTCAGAAGCCAATGCCGACTCCATCATCCAGGGGAAAGCTGATTTTGCCTTATTGCAAGCCGATGTTGAACATTTTCCAGATAACGGCGGAATTGTGGCCATCCTGTATGCCGATTTGTTCCAATTGGTGGTCCGCGAAGGAAGTGACATCAAAACCATGCGCGACCTTAAAGGCAAAAAAATAGCCTTACCTGAAAAAGGCAGTGGACAATATGCTTCTTTCTGGGCTTTGGCACATTATTATGGTATTGGTGAAAATGATCTCGATGCCTACTATTTTTCAGGTGAAGAGATCCACCGACGCATGGCCGCCGACTCTTTAGATGCCACTTTTGCGGTACGTGCATTGGGCAATCACTTCATCCAGGATTTATTGCGCAGTGGCAAAGCCAGGCTGATTTCCATTGAAGACATCGATGCATTTCGCATTGATCGACCCTCATTGGCGGCCAGCAGCATTCCGAGGGGCGCTTACGGCGGAGATCCGTACATTCCAGCAGAAACTACACCAACCATTGCCGTGCCTCGTTTATTGGTGGCCCGAGACAAAACCGACAAAGAAGCAGTGCGTTTGGTGACGCAACTGTTGTTTGAACGCCGCAATGACCTGATCAAAGCATTGGGACCCGAATACCAACACCTCAGTGGCTCCATTGAGCAACCCGATGGCCGACAAGGAACTTTTATTCCCCTGCATCCTGGAGCACAGGCTTTTTATGATCGCGAAAAGCCCAATTTTTTTACGGAGAACATCGAAATTTTTGGCATCCTCATTTCCATTCTACTACCACTCATTTCTGGGGCACTGGGTTGGTACACCAATCGCATCGAACGGCAAAAGAATTCCGCAGATCAGTATGCAAAAGAGGTGATGACCATCGTGAATGGGCTAAAAGATACCCACGATATGGAGGGCTTGGACATCAAGCGCGAAGCTATGCTGAATGTGCTCAATCGGGTCATGGAAGATTTGGACAAGGATGTACTCAATTTGGAGGGATTTCACCTGTTTTCTTTTACCTGGGAAATGGGGTATCAGGCGCTGAAGGAAAGGGTAAGGGCGGTGAAAGTGAAAAAATGATGTTTAGCTTTTGCAATTTATAAGAATGTACTATATTAGTGTCTAATTAGTATAGCATTAGTGGAAATGTTTTGGCTAGTAACTAAATCAATAGAAGTTTTTAAACCAACACGAATTGAAGCTATAAATCGCCGTTATATATGCGTTATTAGCGCTCTTAATCAATAAAAAAATAATTATGACTAAACTTCACCTACTACAAATTGCAATCAATGATTATGATCCTAAAAGTAAAGTCAGATCATTGCGTGGTTGTATTAAAGATGCGGATACCTTCTTTGTATTTTTAAAAGAGCATTACAAACACATCTTTGACCCCGAAGATAAAGATAACAAGCCCTTGCGTTTAGAAAACGATGAGGCTACTCGAGCCAATGTTATCAAAAAGGTCAAAACTTTAGCTTCACGAGCAAAAGCTGGTGATTTTGTCATCATCCAATTTGCTGGACATGGTTCGCAAAGCCTTTCGGCAATCGAATTTCGGGATCATCCAAATACCCTCAAGTATGATGAATCTTTATTGTTGTACGATAGTCGATTACCGGATGGCTACGATCTAGCAGACAAAGAGATTGCCAAATTACTGGCTGCTTTTGATGAAAAGGTAGACCTTATTTTTATTGCCGATTGCTGCCACGCTGGAACCATAACCCGTGAAGGAGAAGACGAAGAAATGTTGGCCCGCTATGAACCAGCAAGATCAGGTGAACCCAGGCCACTGAGCAGTTATTATGGTTATGATGACCCCAGAAACCTTCAACTGCCTGAGAGCAACCACATTGCCATAACTGCATGTGAAGGGAAAGAAAAAGCTTTTGAACAAGGCCAAGGTGTTTTCACCAACGCGCTCATTGAGGAGTTGACAGCATCTGAACGCAATGCTTCTTATGCTGAGTTATTCGAGCGGGTTCGCACTCGGGTCAATCAATTCAGCACTGCACAAACTCCTCAATTTGACGTTAGTGGGAATTTTAATGCAAATCGAATTTTTCTTTCCAGAGATGAAAAAACAGCCAATACCTATCAGGTGGTTCGCGATTCCAGCACCCAGCAATGGAAATTGATGCTGGGTGCAGTTCATGGGCTCTCGGATGACATGAAAATAAGTGTGGCAATTCGACCGGCTGACCATCAAAATAAGCCCGCAAAAATGGCCAGGGTCAAAGCAGTCCGTATGGCACATTGTTTATTGGAAGGTTTTGATGCCGATGATTATACGATTCCATATCGCGCAGCAATTGCAAGCGTCCTAAAACCCTCCATTAAGTTCAACCTGCTTGGTGACAAACAACTGTGCCAACAGTTTAAAGATCAATACCACCCAGATACCCCTTTTTTTACCGTTGGTTTTTTTGTAGATGCAGAGTATGACATTAAACTTCAAACTGGTAAATTGGGTTACAGTGCCGAATTGTATCAGGTTTCTACTGGAAAAATAATCCACTTGATTCCTGGAATAAAGCAGTTCGAACAGTTCATGCAGCAGGTTGCTTCGGCACTACAATTGGTAGAAAAATGGGAGCGTTTGCTAGCGGTTCAAAGTAACCACCACACCCCAAACGACAATTTTGAATGGTATATAGATGTAGACGGTGACGTACACCACGAAGATCAATTCAGCGTTGAATTGGCTCAGGATGCTGAAAAGAAAGTCATTGCCGTACCATTCGACATTTGGGTTAAAAATAGTGATCAAAGTCCTCTGTATTTCACACTTCTTCAGTTTAATCGCAATTACAGCATCTTCGCATATCGTTCAGCTGCGGAAGTTGGTCCAGGTAATCTTTACAAACTTCGTTACAGCAGCTTCACCATCAAAGGTGATGCCCTAGAATCAAAATTGATATTCAAGATCATTGTATCCAGAAAACAACTTGATCAAGCCCAATTTGAACAAAAAAATCACCTAAACCTGGGTGACTTAACTTCAACTAGGGACTCTGATGATTACGAAAATCGGGGTAGTAATTTTAATCCAGATCAAGAAGCATGGTACACTGCAAATAAAGAAGTTAGGATTGTACGAAAAATGTAAAACAATAACCAATCATGGAAAAAAAGCTATTTAGAATCCTTTCCTTAGACGGTGGTGGTATTCGGGGGATTATCCCAGCGACCATTCTTTCGGCAATTGAGGAAAAGGCCAAAAAACCCATATCTGAGCTATTTGATTTGGTAGCGGGCACTTCAACAGGAGGAATCATTGCCTCTGGGCTGTTGATACCTGATGCCGAAAATGCCAATCAGCCAAAATACAGCGCGGGAAACCTACTCGAATTTTACACCAAAGAGGGCGCACGTATTTTTAAAAAACGTTTGGGCTTGCGCGTTCGGGGAAGCAATTTGGTCAATGAAACCTACTTGCACGATGGATTGGAACAAGTGCTTAAGGAATATTTTGCCCAATCCGAGCTAAAGGATGTGCTTAAACCATTGGTGGTCACCAGTTATGACATTGAACGGCGAATGCCTTTTTATTTCAAATCCCGGCTGGCCAAAAGCAATCCTCAATCAGAGAACTTTTTATTGCGCGACATCGCTCGCGCTACTTCTGCAGCACCAACCTATTTTGAACCTGCCCTGCTTAAAAATGCCAAGGGTGATCGACTTGCCTTAGTCGATGGTGGTGTTTGTGCCAACAACCCCTCGATTGTTGCACATAGCGAGGCAGAGGAATTATTGCGCATTCTCCGGCAAAACGGAAATAGCGCAATCCACACAAAAGAAACTGATACTCGAGAGCATGGTGCTAAATCCATCACCGCAGAACCAAACCCAGAACGGGCAGCAGATTATTTTATGGTATCTATTGGTACAGGCAATGGCTTACAGCCTTATCCTTACGATAAAACCAAAGGCTGGGGTGCACTCACCTGGGCTACACCAGTCATCGATATTCTCATGCAAGGTTCTGCTGAGGTGAACCACAACC includes these proteins:
- a CDS encoding NADP(H)-dependent aldo-keto reductase, with protein sequence MQYHQLGKTDLNVSAICLGTMTFGEQNTEAEGHEQMDYALERGINFFDTAEMYSVPARKETQGSTERILGTWFKKTGKRDKVILASKITGPFSLYEIPRGPFNFSKEQIHAALDGSLSRLQTDYIDLYQLHWPERKMNMFGKRGFIYDPNDAWTDNFNEVLHTLGELVKAGKIRHIGLSNEAPWGVMRFLQESEKHNLPRVASIQNPYNLLNRLFEVGLAEIAIREKVGLLAYSPLGFGRLSGKFNRPGEDLSKARITLYKQYTRYNSPQCLQAVEGYLQIAERHGLHPAQMALAFVNSRPFLTSNIIGATTMAQLKENIDSIDVELSAEVLKEIEAVHAAIPDPAP
- a CDS encoding PQQ-binding-like beta-propeller repeat protein yields the protein MNRFLHFLVFFAILLPAFAQAQPFKFAHISDTHIGSGATAAEDLERTVRDINAQDDIAFVIHSGDVTEFGSDAELRQAKNILSQLNKPLYIVPGNHDTKWSESGCNSFRAIFGGDRFAFDYGGYRFIGCNSGPNMRMAPGLVPREDLVWLDSIVSATSPQLPIIFVNHYPLDAGLANWDQVIDILKKRNTQVALCGHGHRNKYMDAAGIPNVMGRSNLRAKDPVGGYNLVSMQFDTMYYAERRPLRSQPNEGIQVMEPQGEDLPVWNKVFLFKHPYANQADDASTRPSYAINEQYPQVKTVWKFQDKSDIGAGIVANAELALYPNSAGQLVALDVKTGKQKWTYTTRGKIFSTPALGKDRVVLASTDSVVYCLALQTGKLLWKLKTNKSIVASPLIDGETIYLGSSEGKFRALTLKDGKELWSFNGVAGFVESIPCADAERVYFGDWGTFFYALDKKTGKLLWRWSNGQGSRGYSPAACQPVLADGKVFIAAPDRYFTALDAATGKEVWRSNYAKGRESIGISTDRKAIYSKAMQDSLVTFDTKGQKLWSLNLGFGYEIGPSPTVERDGVIYLATDKGVVYAVDQQKRQTSWAHKLSNALVNNVFPLGNGEILTTTMDGWVARLKYAE
- a CDS encoding M15 family metallopeptidase yields the protein MMQRLILFCLVLTNSFALRAQSCGLKVVNTLEGYRQKLAENPENELVEIIKIIPSVKLDIKYATKDNLIKQRVYKQARAFARKPVVEALQKIQAELNTQGLGLKIFDGYRPYAVTCLFYAAIRDTTFVAAPWRGSRHNRGCAIDLTLVDLKTGKTLPMPSGYDETTERSFHDYQGGTEEERKNRSILREAMTKNGFAIYKWEWWHYDFIGFERFDITDIPFEELSK
- a CDS encoding TAXI family TRAP transporter solute-binding subunit translates to MQAHLLKRVLVFSSVIMLVILAWFALSFYFQLYRKVNLSICAGRQNGEGYQFAQAIKKVVAIHYGYKIRNTSVLETPGSEANADSIIQGKADFALLQADVEHFPDNGGIVAILYADLFQLVVREGSDIKTMRDLKGKKIALPEKGSGQYASFWALAHYYGIGENDLDAYYFSGEEIHRRMAADSLDATFAVRALGNHFIQDLLRSGKARLISIEDIDAFRIDRPSLAASSIPRGAYGGDPYIPAETTPTIAVPRLLVARDKTDKEAVRLVTQLLFERRNDLIKALGPEYQHLSGSIEQPDGRQGTFIPLHPGAQAFYDREKPNFFTENIEIFGILISILLPLISGALGWYTNRIERQKNSADQYAKEVMTIVNGLKDTHDMEGLDIKREAMLNVLNRVMEDLDKDVLNLEGFHLFSFTWEMGYQALKERVRAVKVKK
- a CDS encoding caspase family protein, with product MTKLHLLQIAINDYDPKSKVRSLRGCIKDADTFFVFLKEHYKHIFDPEDKDNKPLRLENDEATRANVIKKVKTLASRAKAGDFVIIQFAGHGSQSLSAIEFRDHPNTLKYDESLLLYDSRLPDGYDLADKEIAKLLAAFDEKVDLIFIADCCHAGTITREGEDEEMLARYEPARSGEPRPLSSYYGYDDPRNLQLPESNHIAITACEGKEKAFEQGQGVFTNALIEELTASERNASYAELFERVRTRVNQFSTAQTPQFDVSGNFNANRIFLSRDEKTANTYQVVRDSSTQQWKLMLGAVHGLSDDMKISVAIRPADHQNKPAKMARVKAVRMAHCLLEGFDADDYTIPYRAAIASVLKPSIKFNLLGDKQLCQQFKDQYHPDTPFFTVGFFVDAEYDIKLQTGKLGYSAELYQVSTGKIIHLIPGIKQFEQFMQQVASALQLVEKWERLLAVQSNHHTPNDNFEWYIDVDGDVHHEDQFSVELAQDAEKKVIAVPFDIWVKNSDQSPLYFTLLQFNRNYSIFAYRSAAEVGPGNLYKLRYSSFTIKGDALESKLIFKIIVSRKQLDQAQFEQKNHLNLGDLTSTRDSDDYENRGSNFNPDQEAWYTANKEVRIVRKM
- a CDS encoding patatin-like phospholipase family protein, translated to MEKKLFRILSLDGGGIRGIIPATILSAIEEKAKKPISELFDLVAGTSTGGIIASGLLIPDAENANQPKYSAGNLLEFYTKEGARIFKKRLGLRVRGSNLVNETYLHDGLEQVLKEYFAQSELKDVLKPLVVTSYDIERRMPFYFKSRLAKSNPQSENFLLRDIARATSAAPTYFEPALLKNAKGDRLALVDGGVCANNPSIVAHSEAEELLRILRQNGNSAIHTKETDTREHGAKSITAEPNPERAADYFMVSIGTGNGLQPYPYDKTKGWGALTWATPVIDILMQGSAEVNHNHMQYILPDSPFGRHYIRINTMIDKDNSDMANAKPENIRALQAIADRLVRENEDRIEYVCKKLMA